In the Streptomyces fradiae ATCC 10745 = DSM 40063 genome, CTGGTACGCCGATCTGCCGGTCGCCTCGCCGCAGGTCTTCGGCGACCAGACCGACGTGCCGGAGTCGGGCGACTGGTGGGACGCCGGCTACCTGGTCATGTGGGGGTCGAACCTGCCGGTGACCCGCACCCCGGACGCCCACTGGATGGCCGAGGCCCGCTACCGGGGCCAGAAGGTCGTCGCGGTGTCGCCGGACTACGCGGACAACGTCAAGTTCGCCGACGAGTGGCTCGCGCCCCGGCCCGGCACCGACGGGGCCCTCGCGATGGCCATGGGACACGTCACCTTGCGGGAGTTCTTCGTCGACCGGCCCGTTCCCTACTTCACCGGCTACGTCAAGCGCTACACGGACCTGCCCTTCCTGGTCGTACTGGAGCAGGCAGAGCAGGCAGAGCAGCCGGAGCAGGCGGAGCAGCCGGAGGACCCGCGCGGGCGGCGGCCCCGGGCGCCGTACGAGGGGGCCGCCGGGGAGCCGGCCGCCGGGGAGCCGGCCGTGTACCGGCCGGGGAAGTTCCTGACCGCGGCCGACCTCGGCGGCGAGCACGCCGCGGCCGAGCACGCCGCCTTCCGCACCGTGCTGCTGGACGCCGTCACCGGGCGGCCGGTGGTGCCGAACGGCACGCTCGGCGACCGCTACGGCGACGCGGGCGCCGGCCGGTGGAACCTCGACCTGGGCGGCACCGACCCGCTGCTGTCCGCCGAGGGCGGCGGCGAACCCCCGGTGCGCGTCGAGCTGCCCCGCTTCGACGCCCCCGACGGGGCCGCCGGGCGGCTGCTGCGAGGCGTACCGGTGCGCCGGATCGCCGGGCACCTGGTCACCACGGTGTACGACCTGCTGCTCGCCCAGTACGGGGTGGCCCGAGAGGGCCTGCCCGGCCGGTGGCCCGCCGGGTACGACGACGCCACCGAGCCGTACACCCCCGCCTGGCAGGAGGCGGTCACCGGCGTGGCGGCCGGGCAGGCGGCGCGCGTCGCCAGGGAGTTCGCCGCCAACGCGGAGGAGTCCGGCGGCCGATCCATGATCATCATGGGGGCGGGGACCAACCACTGGTTCCACTCCGACACCATCTACCGGGCGTTCCTGACCCTGACCGCGCTCACCGGCTGCCAGGGCGTCAACGGCGGCGGCTGGGCGCACTACGTCGGGCAGGAGAAGGTCCGCCCGCTCACCGGCTACTCGGCGATCGCCACGGCCGCGGACTGGAACCGGCCCGCCCGGCTCATGATCCAGACCGCGTACTGGTACCTGAACGGCGACCAGTTCCGCTACGACCCGTTCTCCGCCGCCACCCTCGCCGCGGCCGGCGCGGACGGGCCGTTCGCCGGGAGGTCCACGGCGGACGTGATCGCGCAGTCGGCGCGACTGGGCTGGATGCCGTCCTACCCCACCTTCGACCGCAACCCGCTCGACCTCGCCGACGAGGCGGAGAGCGCCGGCCGCCCGGTCGCCGAGCACGTCGTCGGGGAACTGAAGGCCGGGCGGCTGCGGTTCGCGTGCGAGGACCCGGACGCCCCGGAGAACTTCCCGCGGGTCCTGACGGTGTGGCGGGCGAACCTGCTCGGCTCGTCGGCGAAGGGCGACGAGTACTTCCTGAGGCACCTGCTGGGCACCGACTCCGCCGTCCGCGCCGCCGAGGCACCGCCTCGGGCACGGCCCCGCGACGTGGTGTGGCGCGAGGAGGCGCCCACCGGCAAGCTCGACCTGCTGCTCACCCTGGACTTCCGCATGACCAGCACCACCCTGTACTCGGACGTGGTGCTGCCCGCCGCCACCTGGTACGAGAAGCACGACCTGTCCAGCACGGACATGCACCCCTTCGTGCACGCCTTCAACCCGGCCATCGCCCCGCCCTGGCAGACCCGCACCGACTGGGACGCCTTCCACACCCTCGCCGCGGAGTTCAGCCGCCAGGCCGCCCGGCACCTGGGCGTGCGCAGGGACGTGGTGGCCGCCCCGCTGCTGCACGACACCCCCGACGAACTGGCCACCCCGCACGGCCGGGTCCGCGACTGGAAGGCGGGCGAGTGCGACCCCGTACCCGGCCGCACCCTGCCCAGGCTCGTCACCGTCGAACGCGACTACGGCGCCGTCGCGGACCGGATGGCCGCCCTCGGCCCGCTCCTGGACACCCTCGGGGCCACGACCAAGGGCGTCACCTTCGACGTCGGCCGGGAGCTGGAGTACCTGCGGCACAAGAACGGCACCGTACGCGGCGGGACCGCCGCCGGACGGCCGTCGATCGCCCGCGACACCGACGCCTGCGAGGCGATCCTCGCCCTGTCCGGCACCACCAACGGCCACCTCGCCGTCCAGGGCTTCCGCACCCTGGAGGCGCGCACCGGCACCCGCCTGGCCGACCTCGCCGCCGAGCACCAGGGGCGGCGGATCACCTTCGCCGACACCCAGGCCGCCCCCGTCCCCGTGATCAC is a window encoding:
- a CDS encoding nitrate reductase subunit alpha, with the translated sequence MDGALTEALVRSRRFLTRAEVSDDLRTLHREGGRQADDFYRDRWSHDRVVRSTHGVNCTGSCSWKVYVKDGVITWEAQQTDYPSVGPDRPEYEPRGCPRGAAFSWYTYSPTRVRHPYVRGVLLEMYREARARLGDPVAAWADVVSDPERARRYKSARGRGGLVRASWDEAVEMVAAAHVHTVKAYGPDRLAGFSPIPAMSMVSHAAGARFYSLLGGAMLSFYDWYADLPVASPQVFGDQTDVPESGDWWDAGYLVMWGSNLPVTRTPDAHWMAEARYRGQKVVAVSPDYADNVKFADEWLAPRPGTDGALAMAMGHVTLREFFVDRPVPYFTGYVKRYTDLPFLVVLEQAEQAEQPEQAEQPEDPRGRRPRAPYEGAAGEPAAGEPAVYRPGKFLTAADLGGEHAAAEHAAFRTVLLDAVTGRPVVPNGTLGDRYGDAGAGRWNLDLGGTDPLLSAEGGGEPPVRVELPRFDAPDGAAGRLLRGVPVRRIAGHLVTTVYDLLLAQYGVAREGLPGRWPAGYDDATEPYTPAWQEAVTGVAAGQAARVAREFAANAEESGGRSMIIMGAGTNHWFHSDTIYRAFLTLTALTGCQGVNGGGWAHYVGQEKVRPLTGYSAIATAADWNRPARLMIQTAYWYLNGDQFRYDPFSAATLAAAGADGPFAGRSTADVIAQSARLGWMPSYPTFDRNPLDLADEAESAGRPVAEHVVGELKAGRLRFACEDPDAPENFPRVLTVWRANLLGSSAKGDEYFLRHLLGTDSAVRAAEAPPRARPRDVVWREEAPTGKLDLLLTLDFRMTSTTLYSDVVLPAATWYEKHDLSSTDMHPFVHAFNPAIAPPWQTRTDWDAFHTLAAEFSRQAARHLGVRRDVVAAPLLHDTPDELATPHGRVRDWKAGECDPVPGRTLPRLVTVERDYGAVADRMAALGPLLDTLGATTKGVTFDVGRELEYLRHKNGTVRGGTAAGRPSIARDTDACEAILALSGTTNGHLAVQGFRTLEARTGTRLADLAAEHQGRRITFADTQAAPVPVITSPEWSGSETGGRRYSPFTVNVERLKPWHTLTGRQHFYLDHDWIAALGEQLPVYRPPLDMHVLFGEPRVGDTGELGLTVRYLTPHNKWSIHSEYQDNLLMLSLSRGGPTIWMSDRDAARIGVADNDWIEAVNRNGAVAARAVVSHRMPEGTVYMHHAQDRLIDVPRTETTGRRGGIHNSLTRLLIKPTHLVGGYAQLSYAFNYLGPTGNQRDEVTVVRRRANQEVTY